The Heptranchias perlo isolate sHepPer1 chromosome 3, sHepPer1.hap1, whole genome shotgun sequence region TAACACTCAAAAATCAGAAATATTACACAATAGGATTGGTTACTGCAATTGACATTCCTGGAGATGTGCAGTGCATTTTTAAATAAGGGTATTACAATTAGCAGTCTCACATTTGACTGCAAAATGACACTTTGGTCCGAACAGTCCCGAGCGATATTGGTATTACTTCCATTTTTATGAAGAAACCAAGAACAACATATTTGTCTACATAGACATGGAATTATCTATTAATACTACTTAATGTCATTAACACAAAGATTCACACAATTCACTTCACAGAGGAAAAATTTAGTGCTATTGTTTTCTAAGTGGTGTCCATGAAATTAGGCAAGACACCTTCTTGGTGACATATACGATAAATCTGAGTAAGTAACACTAAATAACATTACTTTTATACTTCTAAAGGTTCTATAGTTTTGGCCTTTGGAAAGGCAACTGCCATATGAtagcttaaaaaaaattgtaaacataAGGAGTTGAGGTTCACACATGCAAGAAACAATACATTTAACCAAGAAATTGTACCATGTTTACAAAATTTCAAAGACAATTATCCCATTTATCAAATCTAAATTGTTGCTTTCCAAATTAACTGGTTGGCACAGCCCAAGACAGTAGCTTATAGGGGAATCAAGTTATACGAGGATAAATCCAAACTATTCCCATTCCACACTGTCTTTTTGTATAAAATGACAGTATATATTGTTTACGTCAGTATATTGTGACTGGTTTGTTACTATGCATTTCATTAAGAGTTTGAAGACTGTGGTCCAGGGCCCATATCTATAAAAGGCAGTCAGGCAGACAGTTGTTTGGGGAAAACTAACATTAAATGCTATGTAAAGGTTTGGTATATGGCCAAGAATAACGGCTGTAAACATTGATATAATAGTGATGCCTGTcaacatttaaaataattacacTTTGTATTTTCTTCCCAATGCTAGCTGAAAATTTAGCCTATTATATAGTTGGTTAAAAAAACAAACATAATAACAGTACATAACTATTGTTAAGAATGGGGACTATGACGTATGTTTTTCCAATCAGAACGCCAATAGAAgcccattattttaaatgggttcctATCAGCGTTATGATCGGAAAACCTAAACCCAATCATGTGCCATTCTTCAATTTTTATTTGGATGTCAAGAAAGCAAACTATAGTGATTCAAATATTCAAAGTACTGTACCAAAAATATAATTTGTAACCATGTTCAGGACACAGTTATGTAACATCAAGTCTTCTTTAAAAAATGAACGGTAAGTAAATCAAAGGTTTCTATTTAGGGTAACAGAAAACATggtggaaaaaaaagagacactTTCCATTCATATTTAGTTTATAAATCTTGCAGTAGATAATATAAAAGAGAAGGTATCCAATGCAAACGTCTAAACACAGATGATATCTGAAGGTTGGTACTTCATGTACAACGATGATATATATGGCAGATTGTTCAACTGAGCATAGATCGACTCAATATCTATATTTAGTGGAGTAGTCCTTTGGAGATACCACAAGACCCCTTCCCTTGCGTGCTCCTCTGTAAACTGTTTCAACAATGTCAATCATCTCCTGTTTGTCTTCCATAGGCCAATTAATTTTATTGTTGTTACCAGTGCCCAAATCAATCATGATGTGCTTGTTTCTGGAAAGAGCAAAAATTATGCAAGAAAAATTAAAACACACAAAAGCTTTCTGCTGTTCCAAGTTTTTGACAGTCTAATTTTTTGATAATGTAATCTTTTGCAATTTCTGTGAATTCTCCAATTATTAAAGCTTGCTACAAGAGCTCTGACAATCCattagtgagtttatccagtgagtaataAGAGTACACAGACCAAGACAATCCAGATTTGAATCACAAACTGCGATGATTGCTTCTCTCAGCCCAACTGATATTTGAGGCGCTATATCTGGATTTACCAcccgagtttggggggggggggggggggggggaaagaaaaaaaaatgtactaaAGATCCTACTCCTGATTACTGTCCAGCTAGTTTACTGGAAATGCATGCGTGTATGAGGGATGAGAGaactgggcttggctgtgatgtcccctcTCCTGCCAAGGCTCACGTGActaatggtcacttggatgaaGTACTGAACAGTGCCCAGTATTTGTGGAATACCCTAAGGATTCAAATCTTGGGGAGGGGATGCAAAATGTCaaagtaaaacaaaataaaaattttaatactTTTTCCACAGTACCTAATCTGTTCAAAAAATAAATGACCCTCTCTTTACCAATTTAAATTTTTCAACAAGTCAGCACTTAAATATACAGAATTAGCTCCCGTTTTAAAATTCAATCTATTGCTCATTAACAGAAATAGAACAATCTATAGGTGAGAGCAAAAGACCATTTTAACAAGTGCAACGCAGTAAGACAACACACACTTGACTGTAACAAGATAGTACTATGAAATAAACGGAGAAAGAAATCCATATTTAGCTCACAGAATGTCTCTGGTGTACATGGTACCATGCCACAGAGCATCAATCAGACACAAGTACATGGCACTATCCTTTCATGCAGTAAGCTGACCATCTCAGCCATATAATTTAAGTACTGAATTAAGGCCATGTGCTTCTTTAAGAGAGAATGAAAAGGAAAACCAGAGGACCAGTGATCCCAGATTACTCTGATCTACTTAgtggctggctacaaaacagcacTAGCAGAAGCCTGGGACTTAGTCTCAAGACAGCCCTCTACTGGCATTAGTGCATGAAGACAAAAATAAAGTGAAAGGAAAATAATCCAAAATATATTTGTTCTGAAGTAGATCAGTACATACCGTGCGTTCACTATATAAATTAGAATACTAATGGATTTGGAGGGGGTGGACTTCACGCCATCTGATGTAACACTGGAGTTgcattacaatttttaaaaaaaatttttaaaaaagggttacTCATGACTTACAATGTTTTCCTTTATAACAATCCCAAGTGCCCTTTTAAGGGTCAAAATTTCCACTCGTCAGATGACTGATCTAATAGAAATTCTATAATTTGTTTTGGTGTTGAAGTGCTCATTCATAAGAGTGGTGCAGTCCAGAAACCAAGGGCTGTAATGGATTTTTAAATGTGCTGCAATGTGGCTTTCATACAGTGCCACCCAGTAGCGAGAATCGCATactacaggatataatttcaatcTTAGAACTCAAAACATTACAGGCAAAAATAAcaggtaagaatgtaattttgttaATAGTCTAAAAAAGTGAAGGTCAAAAGAAAAACCTAAAAAGGTGAGAAAACCTTAAGAAAATAAATTTGTGGTTTGGACTGTCAGAAGAAACTTAGAGACTATACAGATCAGATAGTTTGTTAATGAAGACAGTAATAATTCTTCCTGAGTCAACACTGGGACAGTAAACCACCCTCCCACATTCTTTGTCAAGAAGGGCAAGAAGATGACCGGCTCCCAGCCAACCTCCTTCTCTATTCAAACCAGATTTGAAGAGGGCAAGTAATTTATTGCAGTACAACATCCTGCGACAAATCACGGCATGTTCACCTTAGTTTACTTCAGTTTCTTCCCTCATCAGCACTTTAATCTTAAATCATCAGCCTGCTTTAAAGTGCTGCCATTGTTAAAATTCTGTTTCCATCTTTTGCAACAGTTGATTTTACAGTGGGCACCTGCATTGTTTACAGTTAGTTTGAATGAAGCACTAATGACCTGAACGTTAAGACTGTTAGTGACCTTCTGGTTTTACAGAATTAAGATGCTTTTCTCCTCTGGAACAATCCCTTGAATGGCAAGAAACTCTTCAAAGCTGCCACGAGGATCCTTTTAAGATTCAGCACTAAAATTGATGAAAACAGTAATCAAGATGTCCCTGGAGTTACTTAACATCCATGTTGCCAAGGAACCAACACAGAGGTACAAGTGGTGCATTGATATACTGGAGGAAAATATTCAGAAGCAAATAACTCCTCCCCGAGGAAATATCAGCTAAGGTGAAAGATAGCGAATATCTTACTGGCACATGTCTGAAATCTGTCAGCCAGAAAGCAGCTGGATCTGGAGAAAGCACGTGTGTTCAGTCTGTAAGATCAGCATGTACAGTCAGCATGCACTCAGGTAACTAGTGCTTTATTCAGACTAATTGTAAACAATGCAGGTGCCCAATGTAAGTCCAATTGTTGCATAAGATGGAAACTTTCAGATCCTGTAGAAATAAATAGCGATGGAAATTCTACAATGATGCAGCAGGTGGTAAACAGTAGCCAGGGCTTACAACAGATCTTCAGTGTTGAGGACAGTGAAGCTGCGCAGCGCACCCAAAGCTGCAGTTGTATCATAACTGCCAATCTCAGATCAGTTCCTACAATACTGATTTTCATCTGGCTGCAACTAGTTTATACTGTCCGTCTATGAATCCAACTGTCAGCCCGTAAACAAGTATGGGCAGGAACATCCACACACTCAAGACATTTAAATAATCTTCGTATAAGTTTAGTGTCCAGGAGGTACAAAGTGTCCATGAGCACTTCTAAACTCAGCTTGACAGTACACTGGAGTTATATGACATGCAGTATCAAGCAGAAGAGGTGGGAAACTGCTTTCTTTGGGGGTCTTCTACTTTCCCCTCAATTTAGGAAGTGCATCACACTGCTACACCTCAGGGACAGATGGGGAGTTACACTATCAATAACGTGGCAATGTAATCACATCTTAACTCATGCAGAATGCCAGACGTGGGAATGTTTGATGTAGGCAACACTACCATCCTTTGCATATTGCAGAACCATCAGTCCCCGTCTGTTCAATTACCAAAAATACAAAATCTTAACAAGGTTTTTTAATGGTTCTCATTTATTCTTGTTACATTAGTTGCTCTAGAACTGTGATTATGCATACCTGAAGAAAAACATAACTGTGCATGGATCATATAACTCGTACATCTTGTTGAAGTCTGGTACCTCTGTGATATCCACAAGATAAATAACAGCAAAGTTTTTCACCTAAAAAAAAACCCATGACCGTTGATTATAGATTTATTATATATGAATAAACTTTTATAACTCTATTCAGGAACCAAAAATTAGGCTACTTAAGAGGTCATATAAAGAAGCATTTTATACATGTCCTGTGTTTATAAAGGAGCCATAAACATGTATATTGGAAATCACGGTATATCAGAACTCTTTAATTAAAAGAGGCCTACATATTTATACACACAACACTTTTATTTTACATTCTCTAATAGTCATTCATGTTTGCATGATATCTTTGAAAGTCATGCAATATTCAAAATTAGCATTGCAAATGATAGCTTGATACTGGTTTTAACAAAACTAGTGCTCAATGGGAGAACACGGTGATGGCATGATAAGAATTGGAGCACTAATGCTCAGGGCCACTCCACTCAGTGCCTGATTTGAGCTAGAACAAGCGTAAAACACTCGGTGGAGActacagcattttcccgatggatTGAGAGAAAAATGAGATAGAGTTGTAAAGTACTACTTTACAACTGAAGGTAGACTACTCTTCGGCTGGCCAAAGGAGAGCACCGATAGAGGTTTGGATGTAGGCTGCTTGCCTCCTTTTGCAGTGAATCCAGGCAAAGTGAAGAGTTGGATAATTTACTTATCTTAAAAATTATATAATTAAAAAATAAAGTATTATCATGACAAAGAACTTTTGAAATTGAATCATTTACATTTTTCTGGCATTCTAGTTTAAcagagtatatatttttttacatagaatgtacagcacaggaacaggccattcggcccaactggtccatgccagtgtttatgctccacacgagcctcctgcaccccttttcatttaaccccatcagcataagcctctattcctttctctcgtttatctagcttccccataaacgcatctatgctagtcacctcaactactccttgtggcagcgaattccaaattcttaccactctctgggtaaagaagtttcttctgaattccctattggatttattagtgactaccttatatttgtggccccaagttttggtctccccacaagtggaaacatcttctctatgtctaccctatgaatcccttttataatcttaaagacctctatctagagaaaagagccccagccagttgaatctttcctgatagatataacctctcagttctggtatcatccttgtaaatcttttttgcaccttcaccgGTGCCTCTTTGTCCTTTTttataataaggagaccaaaactgttcacagtactctgtgtagtctaaccaaggttctatacaagtttaatataacttctctgcttttcaattctatccctcgagaaatgaaccccagtgcttggtttgcttttttacggCCGTAtttacctgcgtcgctactttgtgGTGTGTATTTCggcaccccgagatccctttgctcctctaccccatttagagtcTTATCttgcaaggagtatgtggccttattattcttcctaccaaaatgcaccaccttatacttatttatattgaaattaatttgtcaatTACATACACATTCTGCACGTTTGTCTTTAGTCGCATtcttcctctgtattaactatacccccaaatttgatgtcatccgcaaattttgaaattgtacttctaatTTCCGAGACCAAATCGTTTacgtaaatagtgaacaacaatggtcccagcacaaaTCCTTATGGAACACCAATTCCAACCAttcgccagtctgagtaactacccttaaaccctactattttctgttttgtagccagcttgctatccattcagcTACTTGTCCCGATTCAACACGCTCTGAtcttagtcacgagtctactatgcggtactttatcgaaagcctttagaaaatccaaatatattacatctactgcattacccttgtctgctctgttacttcttcaaagaatttaatagcATGACCTTCACTTTTGAAATCTGCGCCACATactctattatatttttggtttctagatgtttttctattacatctttgagtaaagattccattatctatcCTATTTACTAAATTTTGCTGCATTCTTTGATATTTTCAAAGGCTTACCTTTTCAGCAATACTGTACAACACTTCATCCATCTTCATACAAGTTGGATCCCAGTCGTGACCAAACCGAATGACGACGACACGATCCTCCTCCGACAGAATAGCCTGGTCCACTTGCCAGCCATTGTGGAGATGTGGTAACATGTACGACATCCTGACAAAGAGTTGTACAACTTCTAATACAAAAAAAACTGTGTCAGTATAACTTCCTATTATTACAAGTAAATAAGAAAGGAGTACAATTACTTCTGAATTAGAAAGAAGTTCACCTTATGACTAAAATCTCTGTGCATGCACCATAAGAGTTGATAGGGACTAAAGAAATCAATTCTAAAGACATGGGCAGAGTAACATAACTAGTAGCAGGGACACTActgtttttaaaaagcatttataGAGCAGAATCACAACTGCTATTGCTGGTAGTCAAGTAATTAACATTGCAATTCTACCAATTGAAAATATAGAATTTTCCCCTCTCATTGTCTCCCTTTATTGTTCTACTCTTATGTTAGGATGCAATTCCAAGGTTCTAGCCACGTACTCCTctgctttctttcttccttcttccCTCCCACTCAGCACAATACAGATTAGACCAGTGACCAAATTGGAAcctccctggtctgtatggctaagGACCACACAATCAGCTGGGGAGTTAAAAACTTTAGAACTTATTTCAAAGGTTTGGCATTCCTGCTAGGGCTACTAACAAATTGTAATTGCATGTTCCCTGCCTAGCTGCAGctaacccttggttcacagactgTCAATAGGTCAGCAACCGACGAGACAAGCTCACTACTGAGTTTGTGCTCCAGATGATCTGGAGAGCAAGGATCAATTTGGTTAGAGTTGTACCGTAGCAATTTAAAAAACTTAATTCGCTGAAGGGATGGATGAAAGCACGATATATTCTAATTTTGAAATAAGATGGAATAGCAACGACTTAAGTGTTCATTTGTAAAAGTAAACTAGCTGATCCCTCATGGCATTGTTTTTAGGCAGTCTTGGGTCAGGATTATGGTACAGAGACAGAAAGTTAAAAAAGGAAATGTCCATCTGCACAGTTTATACGTTCCCTATGCAGTTACCGTTCACATTTTCTTTTACTTAAATTTCAACCTCAAAGTCATTTGTcactgaggtctggagctgaacccaaactgagcatcagcgagGTTAatggtgaataagtgccacttgatagcactgctgacgactctttccatcactttgttaaTGATTGGGAGTAGGTAATAGGGCAGCAactggctgggttggatttgtcctgctttttgtggacaggacctacctaggcaattttccgcattgtccgattgatttttttttattcgttcacgggatgtgggcgtcgctggcagggccggcatttattgcccatccctaattgccctcgagaaggtggtggtgagccgctttcttgaaccgctgcagtccgtgtggtgacggttctcccacagtgctgttaggaagggagttccaggattttgacccagcgacaatgaaggaacggcgatatatttccaagtcgggatggtgtgtgacttggaggggaacgtgcaggtggtgttgttcccatgcgcctgcaactcttgtccatctaggtggtagaggtcgcgggtttgggaggtgctgtcgaagaagccttggcgagttgctgcagtgcatcctgtggatggtacacactgcagccacagtgcgccggtggtgaagggagtgaatgtttagggtggtggatggggtgccaatcaagcgggctgctttatcttggatggtgtcgagcttcttgagtgttgttggagctgcactcatccaggcaagtggagagtattccatcacactcctgacttgtgccttgtagatggtggaaaggctttggggagtcaggaggtgagtcactcgccgcagaatacccagcctctgacctgcttttgtagccacagtatttatatggctggtccagttaagtttctggtcaatggtgacccccaggatgttgatggtggaggattcggcgatggtaatgccgctgaatgtcaaggggaggtggttagactctctcttgttggagatggtcattgcctggcacttatctggcgcgaatgttacttgccacttatcagccaagcctggatgttgtccaggtcttgctgcatgcaggctcggactgcttcattatctgaggggttgcgaatggaactgaacactgtgcagtcatcagcgaacatccccatttctgaccttatgatggagggaaggtcattgatgaagcagctgaagatggttgggccgaggacactgccctgaggaactcctgcagcaatgccctggggctgagatgattggcctccaacaaccactaccatcttcctttgtgctaggtatgactccagccactggagagttttccccctgattcccatggacttcaattttactagggctccttggtgccacactcggtcaaatgctgccttgatgtcaagggcagtcactctcacctcacctctggaattcagctcttttgtccatgtttggaccaaggctgtaatgaggtctggagccgagtggtcctggcggaacccaaactgagcatcggtgagcaggttattagtgagtaagtgccgcttgatagcactgtcgacgacaccttccatcactttgctgatgattgagagtagactgatggggcggtaattggccggattggatttgtcctgctttttgtggacaggacatacctgggcaattttccacattgtcgggtagatgccagtgttgtagctgtaccggaacagcttggctagaggcgcagctagttctggagcacaagtcttcagcactacagctgggatgttgtcggggcccatagcctttgctgtatccagtgcactcagccgtttcttgatatcacgtggagtgaatcgaattggccgaagactggcttccgtgatggtggggatatcgggaggaggctgagatggatcatccactcggcacttctggctgaagatggttgcaaacgcttcagccttgtcttttgcactcacgtgctggactccgccatcattgaggatggggatgtttgcagagcctcctcctcccgtcagttgtttaattgtccaccaccattcacgactggatgtggcaggactgcagagctttgatctgatttgttggttgtggaatcgcttagctttgtctatagcatgttgccagtattgtagctgtactggaacagcttagctagtgGTGCGACTAGTTCATGAGCACGTCTTCAgccctacagccgggatgttgttgtggcccatagcctttcttggtgtcatgtggagtgaatcaaactgGTTGAAGACTCATCAGTGATGCTGGGGACCTCAGGAGGTGGCCAAGAAGCataatccactcggcacttctggctgaagatggttgcaaacgcttcagccttatcttttcacTCACACATTAGGTTCtgccattgttgaggatggggatgttcatggaattCTACTGAATACAAAGCCTGTCCTGCACACCTATTTTCCCTTTCCTTGTCAACCTCCACTAGCTCCCTGCCCTCAGAACATCTACTTCAatatcctcatcttcaaatcttcTGCTCTTCTAATTCTTAAGCCTGCTATGTTTCTCCCTTTTTTCCCCACCACTGTTGACAGAGCATTCACCCCTGCAATCTGGAATGTCCTTCCTATATGCTTCCACCTTGTTACCCCTCTCCCTATCTTTAACAGAAGCTTTCTCACAGAAAAATATTTCTATAGATACGCCTTCGATCATCCCAACTTCTTTTCTAATCCTAGCTCATTGTTCACAGTTCCTTCGGTAAGCAGCTTGGGATcttttgtgaaaaatgctatataaaagtaagaacttgcatttatataatcgcttttcatgacctcaggaattcacaaagcacttcacagccaattaagtacttttgaagtgtagtcactgttgtgatgtagtacagccaatttgcacacagcaaggtctcacaaacagcaatgagaaaaatagatgttgattgagggataaatgttggccaggccaccaACTCCtccgttcttctttgaatagtgccttgggataactccatatacccaccttagtcaAAAAGGCTCATGGATTGTttgatatctagaggactagaatacaagggggtagaacttatgctacagctatacaaagcgctgtttagaccacacctggagtactaagtTTAGTTCCGGGCACCTCACCTTAGGAAGGctatagtggccttggagggagtgcagcatagatgtactagaatgatacctggactccaagggttaaattacgaggagagattacaaaacTAGGGATGTATTCCCTCGAATTTAGAAGCTTAagcggtgatttgatcaaagttttcaatatgttaaggggaactgataaggttggaaagaaactatttccgctggttgggaagtctaggacaaggggacatagcctaaagattagagccaggactttcagaagcgaagttaggaaacatttctacacaaaggatggtagaagtttggaactttcttccgcaaacggcagctgatgctagctcaattgttaattttaaatctgagatagatagatttttgttaaccaaatgtattaagggatatggagctaaggcagttatatggagttaggtcatagattagctatgatctcactgaatggcagaacaggcttgaggggctaaatggcctactcctgttcctatgggactttttacgtccacccgagagggcagagaaGGCCTCAGTTtaggcacctccctcagtaccgcacttaagtgtcagcttagatgctCAAatctctctggagtggggcttgaacccacaattttctgactcagaagcaagagtgctaccaactgagcaaggCTGACACTGAAGTATAAATTGTTGTTCGCGATCGCCGTGTCCTTAGATCAACAGAAGCCAGTGCTCTCACTCGTGTACGCGTTTTGATAGAAATAGCCTCTGCGCTTTTGAATTCAAAACATGTACACGAGCCGTTTCAGTGACAGATAGCCGGGGTAGATAGTGGGGcctgtaaaaaaaaactcttcaaaacaaccttttaaaataaaaagttgcTCTGAAATGTTTATTACTGTTGGCAAACTCGTGTGTATcacattggaggggggggggggcgggaagagtTTAAATGCAAGTGTGAAGTAACCAAGCTGCAAATGCCGATGCCGATCCCGCATCCCAACAAGATGTTATTTCTCTGGTTAAAGCGCAGCCTCCCGGCTCTCTGTGGTTGATCTGGAGAGCAGCCGGGATGATTAAGCCATTCccttccaaccccctcccccggggaggaGGAtgttccgcccccctcccccggggaggaGGATGTTCCGCCACAAGGTTGCTGAGGCGGGAGCTGGTGGGCCCGAGTTCGAGCCTCCGGCCTCCCTCCACAAATCCCAGAGTgagacagaagaaaaaaaaatacactagAAACGACGATCAATGCAACTGAACCGCAAAGGATAAAAGCCCGGGCGGTGTTTCTATGGAGATTAAACAGCCGAGGTCGCCGGTTTGCTGCACTCACCTCACCGACACGGGTCGTcgtccccccctcctccaccaccaccaccaccactccggTTAAAACCCCGATATCTGGGGCACGCCGTCCTCCAACTGTCGAGATTTTGACACGGATTTATTCCTGCGAGCACGACTAAAATTTCTCTTCATAAACAAAAGTGAGATTTATTC contains the following coding sequences:
- the txnl4a gene encoding thioredoxin-like protein 4A, producing the protein MSYMLPHLHNGWQVDQAILSEEDRVVVIRFGHDWDPTCMKMDEVLYSIAEKVKNFAVIYLVDITEVPDFNKMYELYDPCTVMFFFRNKHIMIDLGTGNNNKINWPMEDKQEMIDIVETVYRGARKGRGLVVSPKDYSTKYRY